The following are from one region of the Terriglobales bacterium genome:
- the rpoB gene encoding DNA-directed RNA polymerase subunit beta — protein sequence MPNSKSAIRTRFDFSKIPATIQIPNLIEVQKRSYDRFLQMDRLPSERDDAGLQAVFQSVFPITDFRNVSQLEFVDYAIGNWECKCGHLKGLHHLRTTCRNCGATVITDPFHPGEVLCHKCGTYNANTPDFCNKCGDPVGLQLKYDVAECEERGMTYSAPLKVTMRLTIFDKDPETGNRSIRDIKEQEVFFGDVPLMTNNGTFIINGTERVIVSQLHRSPGVFFEKVPANNYFLGKIIPYRGSWVEFEYDQKNVLYVRIDRKRKFLGTIFLRALGLRTNEDILRNFYTVDRIALRDSKLFWTLDPNAEKATMLQGMKLTHRIVNKSGEEIAHAGRKVSPAILREIHKAKVTDIEVDAADLEGAYAASDIVDTNTGEVLAEANTELTAEMISRAMEAGVAELHVFFPERDDVGVVISQTLRRDSVKTPQEALIEIYRKLRPGDPPTLDTATALFQGMFFDPRKYDFSRVGRLKFNIKLYEKQDATNLDSRTLEPDDFYATIRYLLKLRKNIGSVDDIDHLGNRRVRAVGELLENQFRIGLVRMERAIKEKMSVYQEMSTAMPHDLVNAKPVMAAIREFFGSSQLSQFMDQTNPLSEITHKRRLSALGPGGLSRERAGFEVRDVHPTHYGRICPIETPEGPNIGLISSLSCYARINDYGFIESPYRRVKAGRVIDYVTVVNAGDSEYHVGDHIEKSEILKANEDLRGRKKKAIEWEPFSFYLSAWEEDRHVIAQANVELDEKLRIVNELVNARKAGNFVLISRDEVDYVDVSPKQLVSVAASLVPFLEHDDANRALMGANMQRQSVPLLRADAPYVGTGMEGVTARDSGAVVLARRNGIIDSVDSERIIVRVEGEHHPTQLSREVGSDIYQLTKFKRSNQNTCINQRPIVKKGQRVVKGQVIADGPCTEMGELALGRNVLVAFMPWRGYNFEDAILVSEKLVKEDYYTSVHIEEFEIEARDTKLGPEEVTRDIPNISETALRDLDESGVIRIGAKVKQGDIIVGKVTPKGETQLTPEEKLLRAIFGEKAGDVRDASLYCPPGIEGVVVDVKIFSRKGQEKDERAKAIEGEQIAKLEKNLSDEIRILTDERLKRLEGLLGGKEVTADLHDERTNKRLLVKGAILDRETIERISTRNLKRIKFNDKDPRINEQIDEIEEMTSRQIDVLRKIMRERVEKLQKGDELPPGVIKLVKVYIAMKRKLSVGDKMAGRHGNKGVIARILPEEDMPYMEDGTAMEIVLNPLGVPSRMNVGQILETHLGWAAKGIGQKVAELLDGNTRADALRKELKNLFKDVAFAPVFDDLDEEQLTRVAESIQGGVHFGSPVFDGAREMEIKALLEKAGLPTSGKTQLFDGMTGDKFEQPVTVGYIYMLKLSHLVDDKIHARSIGPYSLITQQPLGGKAQFGGQRFGEMEVWALEAYGAAYILQELLTAKSDDVYGRTKIYEAIVKGEAAIEPGVPESFNVLIRELQSLCLDVELIKTGERRSPQMVGAAAD from the coding sequence ATGCCTAATTCGAAAAGCGCCATCCGTACTCGTTTCGATTTTTCCAAAATTCCGGCGACCATCCAGATTCCCAACCTCATCGAGGTGCAGAAGCGTTCTTACGACCGCTTCCTGCAAATGGATCGTCTGCCGAGTGAACGCGACGATGCCGGACTCCAGGCGGTTTTTCAATCGGTATTTCCTATTACCGATTTTCGTAACGTCTCGCAACTGGAGTTCGTCGATTACGCAATCGGCAACTGGGAATGCAAATGCGGCCACCTCAAAGGGCTGCACCACCTCCGTACCACCTGCCGCAATTGCGGTGCGACGGTCATCACCGACCCGTTCCACCCTGGCGAAGTGCTTTGCCACAAGTGCGGCACCTACAACGCGAACACCCCCGATTTCTGTAACAAGTGCGGTGACCCCGTCGGCCTGCAACTGAAGTACGACGTGGCCGAGTGCGAAGAGCGCGGCATGACCTATAGCGCTCCGCTCAAGGTCACCATGCGCTTGACCATCTTCGACAAGGATCCCGAAACCGGGAACCGCTCCATCCGCGACATCAAGGAGCAGGAAGTATTCTTCGGCGACGTTCCGCTGATGACCAACAACGGTACCTTCATCATCAACGGTACCGAGCGCGTGATCGTCAGCCAGTTGCACCGTTCGCCTGGCGTGTTCTTCGAGAAGGTGCCCGCGAACAACTACTTCCTCGGCAAGATCATTCCGTACCGCGGATCGTGGGTTGAGTTCGAATACGACCAGAAGAACGTTCTTTACGTTCGCATCGACCGTAAGCGCAAGTTCTTGGGAACCATCTTCCTGCGCGCCCTCGGTCTCCGCACCAACGAAGACATCCTTCGCAACTTCTACACCGTCGATCGCATTGCCCTGCGCGACAGCAAGCTCTTCTGGACGCTTGATCCGAATGCGGAAAAGGCCACCATGCTGCAGGGCATGAAGCTGACTCACCGCATCGTCAACAAGAGCGGCGAGGAAATTGCCCACGCCGGCCGCAAGGTCAGCCCGGCGATCCTGCGCGAAATTCACAAGGCCAAAGTCACGGACATCGAAGTTGACGCTGCCGATCTCGAAGGCGCATACGCCGCGTCCGACATCGTTGATACCAATACCGGCGAAGTGCTGGCGGAAGCCAACACCGAGCTCACCGCGGAAATGATCTCCCGCGCGATGGAAGCCGGAGTCGCCGAACTGCACGTGTTCTTCCCTGAGCGCGACGACGTGGGTGTGGTCATCAGCCAGACCTTGCGCCGTGATTCCGTCAAGACCCCGCAGGAAGCGCTGATCGAAATCTACCGCAAGCTGCGTCCCGGCGATCCGCCGACACTGGACACCGCCACCGCGTTGTTCCAGGGAATGTTCTTCGACCCGCGCAAGTACGACTTCTCTCGCGTGGGCCGCTTGAAGTTCAACATCAAGCTGTACGAAAAGCAGGACGCCACCAATCTCGACAGCCGCACGCTCGAGCCGGATGACTTTTACGCCACCATCCGCTACCTGCTGAAGCTGCGCAAGAACATCGGCAGCGTGGACGACATCGATCACCTCGGAAACCGCCGCGTTCGTGCGGTCGGCGAGTTGCTCGAGAACCAGTTCCGCATCGGCCTGGTCCGTATGGAACGCGCCATCAAGGAAAAGATGAGCGTGTACCAGGAAATGTCCACGGCCATGCCGCACGACCTGGTCAACGCCAAGCCGGTGATGGCCGCCATCCGCGAGTTCTTCGGTTCGTCCCAGCTCTCGCAGTTCATGGACCAGACGAACCCGCTGTCGGAAATCACCCACAAGCGCCGCCTGTCGGCTCTTGGGCCGGGCGGTCTGTCGCGTGAGCGCGCCGGATTCGAAGTCCGAGACGTTCACCCCACTCACTACGGTCGTATCTGCCCGATTGAGACGCCGGAAGGTCCGAACATCGGTCTTATCTCGTCCTTGAGCTGCTATGCGCGCATCAACGACTACGGCTTCATCGAATCGCCGTATCGTCGCGTGAAGGCCGGACGCGTTATCGACTACGTCACCGTCGTCAACGCCGGTGACAGCGAATACCACGTCGGCGATCACATCGAGAAGTCGGAAATCCTGAAGGCCAACGAAGACCTCCGCGGCCGCAAGAAGAAGGCGATCGAGTGGGAACCGTTCTCGTTCTACCTCTCGGCGTGGGAAGAAGACCGTCACGTCATCGCCCAGGCCAACGTGGAACTCGACGAGAAGCTCCGTATCGTCAACGAACTGGTGAACGCCCGCAAGGCCGGCAACTTCGTGCTGATCAGCCGTGATGAAGTCGATTACGTCGACGTCAGCCCGAAACAGCTCGTGTCCGTAGCCGCTTCTCTGGTTCCGTTCCTCGAGCACGACGACGCGAACCGCGCTCTCATGGGCGCGAACATGCAGCGCCAGTCGGTGCCGCTGCTTCGTGCGGACGCTCCGTACGTGGGCACCGGTATGGAAGGCGTTACCGCCCGTGACTCCGGCGCCGTGGTTCTGGCCCGCCGTAACGGCATCATCGATTCGGTCGACTCCGAACGAATCATCGTCCGTGTCGAAGGCGAGCATCACCCGACGCAGTTGTCGCGTGAAGTCGGCAGCGATATCTATCAGCTGACGAAGTTCAAGCGGTCGAACCAGAACACCTGTATCAACCAGCGCCCCATCGTCAAGAAGGGCCAGCGCGTGGTGAAGGGGCAGGTGATCGCTGACGGTCCTTGCACCGAAATGGGCGAACTGGCTCTCGGACGCAACGTGCTCGTGGCCTTCATGCCGTGGCGGGGTTACAACTTCGAAGACGCCATCCTCGTCAGCGAAAAGCTGGTGAAAGAGGACTACTACACCTCGGTTCACATCGAGGAGTTCGAGATCGAAGCCCGCGACACCAAGCTCGGTCCCGAAGAAGTCACGCGCGACATTCCGAACATCTCGGAAACCGCGCTGCGCGACCTCGATGAGAGCGGCGTCATTCGCATCGGCGCCAAGGTGAAGCAGGGCGACATCATCGTCGGCAAGGTAACGCCGAAGGGTGAAACCCAGCTCACGCCGGAAGAAAAGCTGCTCCGCGCCATCTTCGGTGAAAAGGCCGGCGATGTTCGCGACGCTTCACTCTACTGCCCGCCCGGAATCGAAGGCGTGGTGGTCGATGTGAAGATCTTCTCCCGTAAGGGTCAGGAGAAGGACGAGCGCGCCAAGGCCATCGAAGGCGAGCAGATCGCGAAGCTCGAGAAGAACCTGTCGGACGAAATTCGAATCCTCACCGACGAGCGCCTGAAGCGTTTGGAAGGCCTGCTCGGCGGCAAGGAAGTCACGGCCGACCTGCACGACGAGCGCACCAACAAGCGCTTGCTGGTGAAGGGCGCCATTCTCGATCGCGAAACCATCGAGCGGATTTCCACCCGCAACCTGAAGCGCATTAAGTTCAACGATAAGGACCCGCGCATCAACGAGCAGATCGACGAGATCGAAGAAATGACCTCGCGTCAGATCGACGTTCTCCGCAAGATCATGCGCGAGCGCGTTGAGAAGCTGCAGAAGGGCGACGAACTTCCTCCGGGCGTGATCAAGCTCGTGAAGGTCTACATCGCCATGAAGCGCAAACTGTCGGTCGGCGACAAGATGGCCGGACGCCACGGTAACAAGGGCGTGATCGCGCGCATCCTGCCGGAAGAAGACATGCCGTACATGGAAGACGGTACCGCGATGGAAATCGTGCTGAATCCGCTCGGCGTGCCTTCCCGTATGAACGTCGGTCAGATCCTTGAAACGCACCTCGGTTGGGCGGCGAAGGGAATCGGTCAGAAAGTGGCCGAGCTCCTCGACGGCAATACCCGTGCCGATGCGCTCCGCAAGGAACTGAAGAACCTGTTCAAGGATGTTGCGTTCGCTCCAGTCTTCGACGACCTCGACGAAGAGCAACTCACGCGAGTTGCCGAGAGCATCCAGGGCGGCGTGCACTTCGGTTCGCCCGTGTTCGACGGTGCGCGTGAAATGGAAATCAAGGCTCTGCTTGAGAAAGCCGGGCTGCCGACTTCCGGCAAGACGCAGCTCTTCGACGGCATGACCGGCGACAAGTTCGAACAGCCGGTGACCGTGGGCTACATCTACATGCTCAAACTGTCCCACTTGGTCGACGACAAGATTCACGCCCGTTCGATCGGACCGTACTCGCTCATCACGCAGCAGCCGCTGGGTGGCAAGGCGCAGTTCGGCGGACAGCGCTTCGGAGAAATGGAAGTCTGGGCGCTCGAAGCTTACGGTGCCGCGTACATCCTGCAGGAACTGCTCACGGCGAAATCCGACGACGTCTATGGCCGTACCAAGATTTACGAGGCCATCGTTAAGGGTGAAGCTGCCATTGAGCCGGGTGTGCCCGAGTCGTTCAACGTGCTGATCCGCGAATTGCAGTCGCTGTGTCTTGATGTCGAATTGATCAAGACCGGTGAACGCCGCTCGCCGCAGATGGTT